From Sparus aurata chromosome 9, fSpaAur1.1, whole genome shotgun sequence, a single genomic window includes:
- the fundc1 gene encoding FUN14 domain-containing protein 1, with protein sequence MANQDKELEEEIYDKVVDLTEYAKRQRWWNRLFGKNSGPVAEKYSVATQIAIGGVSGWCVGYLFQKVGKVAATSVGGGLLLLQIANHTGYIQVDWKRVEKDVNKAKKQLKKGTKQAGPELNTFVERSTEFVKKNIVVTSGFIGGFLLGLAS encoded by the exons ATGGCGAACCAGGACAAGG agctggaagaggagatttACGACAAAGTCGTAGACCTGACAGAATATGCCAAACGTCAACGATGGTGGAATCGCCTTTTTGGGAAAAACTCTGGACCTGTTGCAGAGAAATACTCCGTGGCCACACAGATAGCCATAGGGGGAGTGAGTGGATG GTGTGTAGGGTATCTCTTCCAGAAGGTTGGTAAAGTTGCTGcaacatctgtaggaggaggtCTTCTGCTGTTGCAG ATTGCCAACCATACTGGCTATATCCAAGTGGACTGGAAAAGAGTAGAGAAGgatgtcaacaaagcaaagaagCAGTTAAAAAAGGGTACCAAACAAGCAGGCCCAGAGCTGAACACATTTGTTGAGAGG tccaccgagtttgtgaagaaaaacattgttGTCACAAGTGGTTTCATTGGAGGATTCCTTCTCGGCCTGGCATCTTAG